The DNA sequence ATGGAGGGCAGAcacactaagagcatctccaagggctttGCAAATAGACTTTGCATTGacatatttgaaaaaaaaactagaaaatACCCCTCTAATGGTTTTGCAATTGAGGTTTCCAATTTGGTAAACTTTGCAAATAGAGGTTGAGCCTTTGCATATATGCCAACCTCTTCCCCACTTTGCATCCAGGAATCGCGTCGGTCCACGTCGGACTCCTGGCGCGCGCGAGCTTCCCTTCCTCCTGGCGAGCGCGATCTTTCTTCTGCCTGGCATTCGCGAAGTCGATCGTATCGGCGATCTCCGATCCCCTTCGCACGGCAGGAGCCGGCCCGTTCGCGACGTCCATCCGGCTATCGGCGATCTCCCCTTCGCGCGCCAGGAGCCCGTTCGCGAAGTCCATCCGGCCTATCGGCGATCGCCAGGAGCCAAAGCAGACCGTCGCGATCTGGACTTCGCGCGCGAACTCCATCGTCTTGGCGCGGGGATCGGTCCTCCATCGTCCTGGCGCACGAAGAGGCTCTCCCTCCGCCGGCTGAATACGTCTTCTCGCGTGCGATCTCCCGTCCTCCAAGGTATACTCCATGCATCCCAATCTCTCTCCAACTCGGTTCCGATAGCAGGCGGCCATTGTTCGTAGGGTATGAGGTTGGGCGAACGCATGAATTATCGGATACATGTTCTGGCCATGTTTATTTCATATAAAGTTGTAAAAGTTTGCTGTAATTTTTTGTAGATCAAATGGATGGAATTGGATACTATACGGGTATTCTCACATCAGATTCTGATGATCATATTACTGGATTAGAAGACTTGACCTTTCCAACGATTCCACAAACCCAAGCAAATACTTATGATATTCCTCTTGAATCGCAAGATGATGTTGTGGAATTGCAGGCAACCAAAGTTGTTCCTCGCCGTCATGGTGGCCAGTCTCATAGGTCTAAAAAATTTGATAAAGAGGAAGATAAAGTAATATGTGCAGCTTGGTTGCAAGTTAGCAAAGATCCAATTCACGGGGCCAATCAAAGGCTTTCGACATTTTGGGGTCGAGTTCATGCATTCTTTGATGCAAACAAAAAAACTGACTCTGCCAGGACAGAGAATTCACTTATGCATAGGTGGATGACTATTCAGAAGGAAGTGAACAAGTTCTGTTCGGCATATGAGAAGATTGAGCGTAGGAATGCTAGTGGAAAGACTATCCAAGACATGGTACACTTTCATAGTTGGTTCTTTTTTTACCTTTTCAATATTTGGTTAATTCTACACATTTAATCATTTTTTATAATTTCACTTGTGCAGATTAATGATGCATTGGAGACGTATACGGGAGACGACGAAGAACATAAGTCATTTGCTTTCATGCATTGNNNNNNNNNNNNNNNNNNNNNNNNNNNNNNNNNNNNNNNNNNNNNNNNNNNNNNNNNNNNNNNNNNNNNNNNNNNNNNNNNNNNNNNNNNNNNNNNNNNNTACAAAGCAGAAACCAGCCGCCAAAAAACAGAAGAGTACCAAGGACTCCACGCCGAGCGCAGGGGACGAAAAGATCAATGATGAAGTGGTAGAGGTTGCAGACGCAGGATCTGCAGAACGTAAGAGGCCACCAGGTCAGAAGTAGGCAAAACAAGCTAGATGGGGAGGCAACGACGCTTGCATTGCAGCCTTGGACAAGAtgatggagaaggaggaggCACGTGACAAGGAAAGAGATAAGGCGAGAGAGGCTTCATTAGAGGTAGAGAAAGCTTCAATTGAGGCGGAGAAGAAACTTGCTGAAGCAACCCTGATGAAGGAGGAGAAAGACATAATGCTAGCGGACACGAGCTCCCTCAACGCGGACCAGCTGCAGTGGATTGAAATAATGAGGAAGAAGATCCTTGCGAGACATATGGAAAATTAGTTTTACTTTTAGCCTAcaactatatatattatatatttgcTTTCAGTTGTGATTCAGAGACCATTTGCATTTAGTCGTACTGGAATTTACAATATTTGGAATCATTTAAATATTCGTCATGGTGCTGTGCTGAATttttggattcgtttaaaagcGACGTGCATGGTGCTGTGCTGAATATTCATTTTTTTTCATGGTGCTGTGCTGAAAGCAGCGTGCATGGACAATTCTTCATTGGATGCAACAGCTTCTAAAATGATAGTTGGCTTGTTCGTATGCCCCTTGTACTGGCCCTGTGATTGCATTGCACAATTCTTCCATTCCCAATGCATACAATCGATGGACCCTAACATGTCTGGAAAACCACTTTTCTCATTGACCGCTAGCAAGCGTGCTATGTCAGCCTCACTTGGGTATCTCAGATATTCGGCTTCAAATATTTGTACAACTGCAGTAACGAACTTATGTAGGCTCTCAAGTGCAGTGCTTTCGCCAATGCGAATGTACTCATCTGTAGCATCAGCAGAAACCCCATATGTGAGCATACGAAGAGCGGCAGTGACTTTCTGGAAGCAACTCAGACCGAGCACACCTGCCGCATCCCTTTTCTGCACAAAGTAATGATCATGTGCTTCAACCGCATTCATGATGCGTCGGAAAAGAGGCTTGCTCATTCTGAATCTGaacaaaacaaacaaaagttcAACACCTCGAAAAATAGACAAATACTATGAATTAATGTAATGTCAAAGAATATAACAACCTCCGACGGAATAAATCATCTCCATACGTTGGATTATCCGCCAAATAATCTTGATACATCCTCCGGTGGCCGCCTTCTCTATCATGAAAAATAACAGCATAGCCAGGGACCGAACCACCATGTATtcgtttacttttatgcaaaaacaTGCGCACAATCGAAGCAGCAACGAAGATGTTGTAGTCCTCGTCGTCCGAAGAATCGTCATCCAATTGCTTTCGGAGACGTGATCTAGAAGCCCTCAACTAAGAAAAATTGCACAGCTCATAATATAGAACAAAATAAACATGATTTGGATCTAGATATTCGTATACGAAGATGAAACCTTGCGATGTGCCGTGCACCGAGGCTTGATCTGTTGTCTGCCAACCTGGATGCCATCTGTGCCGTCCCTGGATGATCTTGTAACGAAGACGCAAGGAACTGGCAGGGAATTTTGACCACGCGAGTGGCTTCCAGCGATTAGTACGATTTCCAAGCGATCTGGCTTCCAGCGATTTCCAGCGAGTGGCAGGCAGCCGCATAGGAACTGACGGCGGCTCTGTTCCTCACGACGACGTGGGCGCGAAGAGAAGCCAGAACTGGCAGCAACCAAATGAATGGCGCGCCAAAACAGAATTTTTTACGGAAAAAAAATACGAGACTTGGCAAAATGCAAAACGGTTGGAAATCATATCTTTTACAACTTTACAAATTTATTTAGGACTTTGCAAATTtcctcaaatgcaaaactgaaAATGCataacccttggagatgctgtaaggccttgtttagcagCCCAGCTTCCCAAGGGGATCCTAGTCTTTTCCATGGGCCAATCTGGCCCGTGCCAGTCTTCCGCGGGACAAAATTGTGGCCTCTTTGGCAGCCCACAAAGTCGAGGATAGCAGCCCGTTTCCCTGTGTTCTCCGCGAGGAACCAATCCACCACTCGTTTAGACCGGGAGAGATTCCCCGTGCTTTCGCCTCCTCCGCTCCTCGCGTCTCCTGATGCCACCCAAATCAAAAAGCGGCGGCTGTGGCGGCTGTGGAGCCAGTAGCCGTCGAGGACCTCTTCACCTCGCTCCACCGCCACATCGAGGCCAATGCTTTCGAACAGGCCGTCAAGGTCATCCACTCCATGTCCTTCCCTCACGCGGTTCTGAGTCTCGTACCCTAACCCCGTTCGAATCTGACTCGCACTCGTTCCGCAGTTCTCAAGACGGCGCCGGGGGATGAGGATGTGGTGCGATGCAAAGCGGTGTGATGCATCAACGCCGACGGGATCGGTAAGTTCCTCGTCAAGATCCGCGCCGCCGAGCGCCTCCCGATCGACCTCGGCTACTACGTACAAGGTGATGCGACTTGTCCTCTCTTGCTCGCTCGCCCGATGGGTCTGTTTGTTTTCTGGTTTTtatcctctggttgtggttagGATGCGCGAGTGGTCAGATCTGTATGCTTTTATATCCTATGATAAAGTAAATCGACCGTTTTGTGTTATTTAAACGGAAATTTCACTTTATGAGCTTCTCCAATGTAGTTTATTGCTGATGTTGGTCACTTTGTGTACTGAAATTTGCTATTGAGGTCATGCGATTCGGCATAATCAGTTGCAttcaatgttttaaatagcgggctaagcCTCTTAGCGTCAGCCTCTCTAAAAGGCTAAAAAAAGCTATAGCGTGCTAATAGCGAGCTAAGCCATTTAGCGGCTGAGCAAAAAATTTGTCAAACATCATGTAATTTTACACATAATAAAGATGAAAACATTATGAATACCAATATGGATAGATATTTCAAAGTCTTACTAACATATTACATCAAAGTTCATATATGATACATCAATAATAACATACATAACATGGTGACATATCTCTGCTATTTGGGCCTCCAAGTTATTTGGGCCGATGGAAATGAAGCCCAAGGCCAAATAACGGCGCTAAACTAATCCAATTTAGCGAAATTAGCGCGCTATTAGCTGCTAATAGCGGGAACAATCATTTAGCGCTAAAATCTTCATAGCTTAGCAGTTCTCTTCCAGAAACGTTAAATAGCGCTATAGCGTCCGCTATAGCGCGCTATTTAGAACAGGGGTTGCAATGCATGCTGCGGTTCTGAGCTCTGTCTAAACTTATTCAAATGTTAGGAGAATGACATCGAGGGGTGGGAAAGGGAGCAGAAAATCATGCATGCTGTACTTGTGCATTTCAATTGCGATGATCATCCCAGATTTTTGTTAGCGGCAGTTCTGTTTTTTGGGATTGTAGTTGATTAAGTCACTAGGTACGTGCCCACACTGTTGGTCACCATCCGTGTGAAGAAAGTTATGTACTAAGAtaagccatatatatatatatatatatatatatatatatatatatatatatatatatatatatatacatacggcaacgctattctacaccctaggtgtagaatattattctacaccgcatgTCAAAACTGAGCAGAAAAAAAATACTCAGTAATACTGAACAACGTTCAGTATCATCCAGTCGTACACCAGGACCGCGAAATACTAAATAATACTAAAATACGGGTGTTGAACAATATTGAATTTTGTTCAGTATAACActttggtgtagaataatattctacacctaggtatatacggtagcgctattctacactctaggtgtagaatattattctaggtgtagaatattattctacaccgcaagtcaaaactgagttgAAAAAATACTGAGTAGTATTGAACAGTGTTCAGTATTATCTAGTAGTACACTCAGGACCacaaaatactgaacaatactgaaacgcGAATACTGAACGATAATGGATTCTATTCAGTATAACActtcggtgtagaatagtattctacacccacctagggtgtagaatagcacttgtatatatatagcGTTATTCTACACCccaggtgtagaatattattctacaccacaaatcaaaactgagtagaaaaaatactgagcagtactaGAGTGTTCAGTATCAACTTGCCCAACACTcaggaccacgaaatactgaacaatactaaaACATGAATACTGAGTgatactgaattttgctcagtatAACAATTTGGTgcagaatagtattctacacctagggtgtgtatatatatatatatatatatatatatatatatatatatatatatatatatatatatatatatatatatatatatatatatatatatatatatatatatatatatatatatatatatatatatatatatatatatatatatatatatatatatatatatatatatatatatatatatatatatatatatatatatatatatatatatatatatatatatatatatatatatatatatatatatatatatatatagatatatatatatagatagatatatATTATGATACACATTCAATTacgatatttttatatattaatatatgtttatatgtatacatatatatgatAATAGGGTTACTATAACACATGGGAATATTTACTGTAATGTTATAGTAAAACATTTAGTAAGAAGTTTATATAATTttgtaaatatatatataaattattgTATATCAAAGTGACTTCTAAatagttttatatatatatatatatatagatatatatatatatatatatatatatatatatatatatatatatatatatatatattttgacaGGTTCATCTAATGCTGAGACATGGAAATCATCGAGTCACTTCTTCTTGATATGGCAAATTTATGCGCTGTGACTGGTAACTTTGCTCGTAGCAATAGGCTTGGTGAAAGAGGTTTTGGAGTGGTCTATAAGGTGCGCTCATCCCCGTCCAATTCATAAAGCATTTTGTTTTTCAGCAATGGAAGGTTCACAGTTCGCACTTATGCAGGGCATTCCTTCCTGATGGTCAAGAAATTACAGTGAAGAGGTTCTCACATAGTTCATGGCAAGGAATACAAGATCTGAAAAGTGAGGATCAAGTGCATGTGTTGGATTGAATTTTCGTGTGTTGCAGCACAAATGTCTGTGTTCAGATTTTGGCAGTTGGAATCGCAGAATGTTTCTTTATGTAAACCTAAGCATGATCTGCAGATCAAGACAAGTGGAACGGAGCATGTTCCGGGTGGGCATGGATGGCGGTTTAAGGAATGGCGTCAATGACACGCGGCTCAAGCTGCGCTTCTCGTCCCAGCAGGGGTCGGTGATGTCGCAGATCTCGGAGGTGGGCATTGAGGAGCTCAGTAACGGCAGCAGCCCCAAGGCGTCCAGAAGCACCGGTGGCTACAGTGGCATCCTGGTCTCGTCTGGCATGAAGCATCCCGTGACATTGGCCCCTCGCTGCAGAACGTGCAGCATCCGCTCGCGCTGCGGCTCAGCCTGCCCAGAGGCAACAACTACAGCAAGCCGGCCTCGACAGAGATCAGCAGTGATTGATAAGTTCCTATTGTGCTTCGAACTGTGGTTAGCACCGCGATGAAAACAATGAATGTTGAATTATCGGAGATTTTATCCAAATGTAAGATGGACAGTACCAGGGCGCCATTCGTGTGTCATCTGTGCCCAATAATGCTTCAGTGCAGCAGTGCCTAGTTCATTGGCTGCCAAGGCTAAACTCATACCGAAATCTCAGATGATGTGGGCGCCATGACCTTTTTCTTGATTTATGTCTATGTGAGAAGCTTATGCAAAGgagttctttttttctctcgaaCACTGCTTATGAAAGGAGTTGAACCATAATTCCTTTTTTCATATATGTCTTGGATATCTGGATAGAGATGATCTATGATTTGGTGACGAATGGATTAGCTATGTTGAATTTGCCACTGGAATTAAATTTTCTATGTTGTATTGGATGATGTCAAATAATTTTGGCATTGATCTGTGATGATTTTCTTATATTATTCAATAAAATGTGTTTTTTTCTTGATTTTCTAAGACATTGTTTTCAATTTTGTTGCATGTATATTGGCATAAGTAATTCtcagttcaaaaaaaaatctatgtATTTCTGGTCATGAACTTTGGCTTGATTCTATTTTGTGACGAATGGATCTTTCAGTGCACTTTGGCTTCCAGAATTGTGATATTTTGTGACATGTACTTTGGCTTGGCTTTGCATGTACGTTGGCAGAAGTTAATTTCCCTGCGCCAGACACCTTGCTACCAAATGGCAATAGGAAAACTACCCCACACATGGTTAGCTGCCCTGGAAAGGGTCGGTAATGAGAAGTCCAAAATTTTCCACCCAAGGGCAATCTTCCCAGGGAAAGCTTCCCTTCCGTTGCCAAAGTAGGCCTAAAGGTAGGCCGTTTGATTTGGTTGAGTAAGAAAAGAGGATGACTGGGAGATAATCTCGTGCCTTCATTTTAATTGTGTTATATTTTCTGGGTATATTTATGAGGGTGGACTTAGTAGAGGTCATGACTGTAGAGCTCGAGATTACTGTGTGGTTTTAGAATAATATAACTGGTGCTTTATTAGGGGTAGAGATagataggaggcttataatgctccggggcttgcctttcacgaacgttGTGGGCTCATGACTCGGACACTCCACCACTTCTTCGGGCTCCCCGGGTTCTGTTGGCTGGTCCTCTGACTCTTGGTTGCCTTCTTGATCCTTCGGGTTCACCCTCTCAATCTTGTATGTAGTCCCGCCTTCCGAAGCATCTGTTGCATGCATGTGCGACAAATAAGGAATGTATGCATATGAGACAGGTGATGGATGCTCAATATGAATATCTACCAATCTAAACTTCACTAGACACTCATCATACTCACGCAAGAgcatgatatgaccatgccagcaagcaagatgtcacaagctccaagtcatgctacaaccactcaagttttacctactccgataacagcccaagtcatcgatggaccggtcaCACGTAGTCGTACAaaaaagctacaacaagaggtctacgcgctactttgtgagattcaatttaactttaatgagaattatatactatctaagtgttctaccttgattgtactcaggtatatagaagaagataaGGACGAGtgggaccctgaagaacggatcAGTGCAAGTCGCAGAAGACACtataaaaacggaccagtggaagtcaaaaacggaccagtgcaaataaatcttcataactttttactcacgaaagctatgaaggcccatgaggacttgatagaaagcttgtcgagtctactttaCAATGAATCTAGTtgtgaccagtttggatactccatattaccTGCAGACCTGAATTAGTATAGACTGCTCAAAA is a window from the Sorghum bicolor cultivar BTx623 chromosome 5, Sorghum_bicolor_NCBIv3, whole genome shotgun sequence genome containing:
- the LOC110435921 gene encoding uncharacterized protein LOC110435921, producing the protein MNAVEAHDHYFVQKRDAAGVLGLSCFQKVTAALRMLTYGVSADATDEYIRIGESTALESLHKFVTAVVQIFEAEYLRYPSEADIARLLAVNEKSGFPDMLGSIDCMHWEWKNCAMQSQGQYKGHTNKPTIILEAVASNEELSMHAAFSTAP